In the genome of Maridesulfovibrio bastinii DSM 16055, the window TTAACTTCACTCTCATCTTTATTGAGGCTCGTTAATGAAAAAGGTGAAATGCTACCATGCCCTTCAAGAATCATCTGATCTGATTTTTCACTTTCCATCATCAATTTTGAATTCATGGAAAACAGTCCATCATAAAACTTTCCGGAGCCGACACGGACATCAAGCACAACAGGTCCGGGAGAGACTTTGATTGCAACCTTGTGCAAGTTAAAACCGCCGTCAATGATATGCCCAATGCCCAATTGTCCTTTGCACGGAATCATTCGCACATAATGAGCAATGCTGTCGTTATATATTTTTTTATTCTCAGCAGGGATGGTCGCTTCACTTTTAGCTGAACCTGAATCCGAAACGGCAAAAAACAAAGGTTTATATTTATCAACTTTTAAATAATCAGCATCAAGGTTGAATTCACACCATGGGTCTGAAAAATCCTTCAAATAAAAATGGCCGGTACAGTGTGTTTCATCAAGATTGAGATTTATATCATTAAACTGTGCACCTGATTTGGAGACATTGAATCTGCACGACAAATTTGCACTGGAAAGGACACTATCATCTACTTCAGGGAGTTTATGAGCAAAATACCTGTTAAAATAAATACGGGGATCAAATTTAGTCGATTTAAGTGTTCCTTCGATCACAGGCTGGCTATACAAACTGCGTCCTGTTCCTGAACCGGAAAGGGTTACGGCATTCCCTCGAACAACCAGACCATTGATATTCACACTTCCTTCAATCGGATCAAAGTCAAGCCTTGCTGTGGCTTGAAGAGTATTGTTACGTCCGAAAAGAACGGCACTATCAGCCTCGGCATAAATAGACGTATCTGAAAATTGGATCTTCTTTTTATCCACAGAAAAAGCAGCAAGACCTTTAAGGTGGGCCTGAGCGTTAATTCCGAATAAGACAGTCTGAAAATCTGCTGAAATATCAAAAGCTACCGGCTGATGCCTGCCAACAGGTCCTGTCCGTATATCAATACCGGATAATTCAAATTCAGTATTATGTGTGCTATCTTTATATACGCAGGTAGCATTATCCACAGTGATACCCGGTATTGAGACTGAGTTTATAAAAAATCCATCATGATCGGCATTATTTATGCCGGAAGTATTTTGTTCAGTATTTGAACTCCCTGAAAACGTAGGAAAATTAAAATTGCCGTCAGAATTTCTGGTAATATGTATTACAGGATTTTTTAGCTCAATAGTATCAAAATTAAGATCTCCTCCCAGCAATGGAAGAAGTTTGACTCCCATATTTATTTCACCAACAGAAATCTGTTCACTGGTACCGTTTTTGTCACTGAAAACCCGAACAGGGCCGCTTTTTAAACCAAGCCAAGGATAAAATCTAAGATCAAGATTTTCTTCAATAACCACCCTGCGATCAAGAGTTCTGCTTAAATAATCTTCAAGAGTTAATCTGGATGCTCCGGACTCAAGAAAATAAACACCTCCTATGATTGCACACAGGAGGAGAATATCCACGAGCAGAAATAATATCCAAAAAATTTTCTTGAGTTTAAGAGCCAATTACATCACCGGGACCTGCATAATCACAGGCACTTTTAAGGAAAGGACAATGTTATATATAATGATTCAATCCCAACGATAAGTAAAGCAGGCCAAAACAGGTCCCACCGGCAGCAGTTAATTTTCTTTGCAAAACAATGATGTTCTTATGGGATGCCCGGTGATCTCAGCAACAACAGGACATTTTACTTTGAAAGCATAGTAAACACCGGGGACTGATCCCCATAATGCTTCAAAATTCCCCTGCCCCTTACTAAGGATAACTCCGGCTTTTTCAAAGCGTTTAACAAATTCATCAGTGCAGACGGGCAGAACTGTGCCGGGAGTATCCACTCCGCTGGTTATGACTTCACATATATCCATCATACCAACAAGTTTTGCATCTTCAAAAGTTGCGTCATTTAAAATATGAGAACCTCTGACCACATAGGTGACTTCCACACCCTTCTCTTTCAATAAGCCGACCAGAATAGTATCAAGACCAATCTCACCGGCATTATCCCCGAGTATCATCAGCTTTCCTGAATTAAAAACCTTATCCAGAAATTCCTGATACAACTCCCGGTCAATTCCCTTTTCCATCTGGTCCAGCTCGTCTTCCCAATTAAAATTACCGGCAACACTGCTGTCCATGTAATTCCCCAGAATTGAAATCCCCATTGCTGCCAGAAGGACGTCGTCACTTTGCAGAACCCGTTCCCTGACTTCAGGTAAAAGCTCCAGAACTCTAGCGTTGGCTTCATCCTTGTAGTCTTTAAAAATATCAATTCCCCCGATTAGGGATGATGTTTCCCTGAAAAAACGACCAACCAGCTCCGGGGGTGAATTTGTTAAATCCGCTTCTGCAAATCCTTTGGCCCACGCCTTTAGAACTTTCTCATGGATATCAACTTCACCGGGGCATGCGGTACGGACTCCACGCAAAGTCATATTCAAAAAACATGGTAAACATTCGAGGTGGGTTTTCACAGTAAATCCTTTGCAATATTTTAAAAGACTTATTTTTAGCCCGCTATTCAAAAAAACGGGATTATTTTTAGCCTTTGCTGGTTTTATCTAATAAGTAAAAATTTAATTATTGCTTATTTTTTAGCATGTTACACTTGGAGGCACATCTTTTGCTATGTTTAATTCAAGAAATTAGCCAACCGGCATGAATACTAATGTCCGTGAAGCCTCAATAATAAAAAACGAGGAGTATAACAATGACAGGATTCAACGGTAATCAAAATAACGGCAGAGGAATGGGACCATGCGGAGCCGGAATGGCCAACCGCAGAAACGGATCCGGTATGGGACGTGGTGGCAATTCCGGAATGGGACGTTGTATGAGGCCCGGTTCCGGACGTGGAATGGGCATGGGTGCAGGTATGGGACGTGGCATGGGTATGGGCTTCCAGTCTGCCAATGCAGCAAACTATACCAACACTGAAGAAGAACAGCTGAAGAACAGAATTGCTGATCTTGAAGCAGAAATTGCCGAATTAAAAAATAATAGCAACAAATAATACAGTACAAAAATAACTGAATAGGACAGGCTGCTACAGTTTTCATCCATAAAAAATTCACGGTCGGAATTATGCCGGACATGCAGATGATTACAAGTGGCAGCCTTAAGCAATTGTAACAATAATTCACACAAGCGGGATGAATTTCATGAGGATAGCAATAGCAAGCGGCAAAGGCGGAACCGGTAAAACCACTGTCGCTGTAAATCTGGCCGCCTACCTTGACTCACAGGATATTGATACCGGATTTATCGACTGTGATGTTGAAGAACCTAATGCACATTTTTTTCTAAAGCCCGAGCTAGGACCCGCCAAAGAAGAAACTCTCCCTGTTCCTGAAATTATAACAGATAAATGCCTTGGAGAGTCCTGCAAAAAATGTATTGAGCAATGCCGTTTTAAATCGCTCATCTGGATGGTCAGCGAGGTTCTGGTATTTGCTGAACTGTGTCACGGATGCGGATTGTGCGAGCTGGCATGTCCTGCTGATGCGATAACCGAAGGAAAAAGAGTTGTCGGGACAACTTCCACAGGAAAAGCTGGCGATATAAATTTTGCCACAGCCCTTTTGAAAATAGGTGAAGCCATGTCGCCCCCTCTCATCAAGGCGGTAAAAAAGGCAGACAGCAAAAGTGAAGTGGTTATTACAGACTGCCCTCCAGGAACTTCCTGCCCGGTGATAGAAGCAATAGAAGGCTCTGATTTTGTAGTTCTTGTTACTGAACCAACTCCTTTCGGACTGCATGATCTTGATCTGGCCGTTCAGCTGCTGAAAATACTCAAATACAAATTCGGAGTTGTTATCAACCGTTCAGGCATGGGCGACAACAGTGTTGAAGAATATTTGAACAAGAACAATATTCCTCTTCTCGGATCTCTGCCTCATAGTCGCGACGCCGCCTCAACCTACTCTTCCGGTGATCTGCTCTGGGATAAAATTCCCGGATTCAAACAGGAATACGAAAAAATCTGGAATTCAATAATCAAACTCACAAGCGGAGCCGCATAATGAAACAGATAGTAGTGATAAGCGGGAAAGGCGGAACCGGTAAAACAAGCGTAGTGTCAGGGCTGGCATCGGTAGGACCCAAAAAAGTTCTTTCTGACTGCGATGTCGATGCTGCTGACCTGCATCTTATTTTGAAACCTGATGTTCTGGAAACAAACGACTTTTTCAGTGGTGAACGTCCTGAAATTTCAGCAGATAAATGCACTTCCTGTGGTCTTTGTGCTGAACACTGTCGTTTTGATGCTATTTCGGATGATTTTCAGATCATACCTGAAAAATGTGAAGGCTGCGGGGTCTGCTCTTATGTCTGCCCTGCTGATGCCGTATCAACATTACCAAGAAAATGCGGACAATGGTTTATTTCCGACACTCGATTCGGAAAGATGGTTCACGCAGCACTCGGTATAGGCGAAGAAAATTCCGGTAAGCTGGTTACCACGGTGAGAAACGCCTCTGCTGAAGTTGCAGAAAAAGAAGGAGTTGAACTGGTACTGGTAGATGGATCACCGGGTGTTGGTTGTCCGGTAATAGCATCACTGACCAATGCCGACATGGCTCTTTTAGTAGCTGAACCAACGGTAACAGCAATGCATGACCTTGAGAGGGTCCATTCATTGACTAAACATTTCAGGTTACCGTCTATGGCCATTATCAATAAATGCGGGCTTAATCCCGAACTTGAAGAGACAATTAGAAAATTCTGCACTGAAAACGATGTCACTCTGGCAGGAGAACTGCCCTACGACAGAACTTTCACCCGTGCCCAGTTGGAGAAGAAATCAATAGTTGAATATGATCCAGACGGTCTGGGTAAAAAGATCGAACAGATATGGAATTCAATTGAACTCAAACTCTAAATGGAAGGGAAAATGTCTGAAGAAAAAGTTCTGGTAATAGGTTGTACTCATACCATGGATACGGCCTGTATAGGATGTTCACGCTGTATGGTGGGATTCAACCGCAAGGCGGGAGAATTTGAGAGGTATGATGATAGTGACGAGCTCACAGCCATACTTGGATGCGGAGGATGTCCGGGTAGCTCTATTGTGCAGCGCATGGCTTTAATAAAACTCTGGAATGGACCCATGGGTGAAGTTCCGACAAAAGTACACATTGCCCCATGCATTGCCATGCACTGTCCTCACAAGGATACCCTTATTGAAAAAATTCAGGCGAAAGCCGGAGTTGAAGTTATTATTGGAACACATCCGTTTCAGCCCAAGGATATCTTTGCTGTATAGGCAGTTGCAGTTATAATTTATAAAGGATGATATGATGCCCATTTATGAATACAAATGTCTGTCATGCGGAGAATTATATGAGGAAATCACACTTGGATCGCAAAATGGTAAGTGTCCATTCTGCGGTTCAGGGGACAGAGAAAAAGTTCTTTCTCCAAGTTCAAGTCTGACTAACTCAAATAAATCTATCCCCGGAAAAGGTGATACAGCCTGTTGCGGGGGAAGCCCCGGAGCTTCAGGTTGTATTCCGGGATCATGTTGCGGAAAGAACAGGTAAAATAACGGCTGTGAATACTAATTCACAGCCGTTTTTGTATGCCTGATAAAAATATATTTTAAAATTGTGAGAACTTGAATTAAGCAGGAAGTAAAATAAATAAACTTAGTTAAGGAAAAAAAAACCTTATTGATCCACTGAATTTGCTGAAATCCAGTCTTCGGTGAGGCCGACTATAGAAATTCCTGCTTTATCTGCAAGTTTAACAGCTTCATCAAGATCAAAAAAAAGACTCTTACCGGCTTCAACTCCAAGACATGTTGCACCGGAGTCTTTCATCAGTTGGATGGTTCTAAGACCGATACTCGGCATATCTATCCGGTCTTCCTGTCCCGGTTTGAAAACTTTAACGATAGAACAGTTTTTACCACCAAGTTTACATCCGCGGCGAATCGCTTCATCCGTTCCTTCAAGAGCCTCTACTGAGCAGACTATCCCCTCACGGACAACAATTGTCTGCCCGATATCCATCCGGCCTAATTCATGGGCTACCTTCCAGCCGAAAACAAGGTCGGAAGCCTCAATCTCACTTGGTTTGCGATTGCTTATAAGCCCTTCCGGAGTCAAAAGATCCGGCGCAAAAGAATGCGGACCTATGACTTCCATATCCTCAGATTCAAATTCCGAGGCTATTGCCCTAAGCAGGGCATCATCACCCTTTGTCGCCAGCTTGAAGATAATTCTGGCAGCACGAAAATCAGGACGAACATCAAGAGCTTTCGGCTTGTTGATTGTTCCAGCCATAACCACATGGGTGACATGATTTTTTTTGAAATATTTTATGAGCTTGGTAAGTTGTCCCAGCTTTAAAAAAATAGAGTCGGAAACACTGTCCGAAACCTGTTCGTTGGAATGCCCTTTAAATAAAACAGCCACAACCCTGTGTCCCTGGGCTGCGGCTCCTTTTGCAACCAGGAGGGGGAATTGTCCCCCTCCCGCGATTAGTCCGATAGTCGTCGGTTTTTCAATCATACTGATTAATCAACAGGATAATTACGAACTTGAGCAGGACAAATGCCACGCTCACTTTCACGAATAAACTTAATAAGATTAGCAACTTCTTTTGAATCAGGAAATTCCGATTCAGCCATCTGCAATGATTCCTCACGAGTCAGGCCGGAACGGAAAATGATTCTGTAAGCTTTCTTCAACCCATTACAGGTGGGGGTATCAAAACCATGCCTTCTAAGCCCTATGGTATTAGGACCATGCAGCAGAGCTCTAACTCCGGTAGCAAGCATATACGGCGGAACATCTTTAACAAATCCGCCCATAGCTCCGAGAAACGCATAATCACCAATTCTAACAAACTGATGAATACCGGACATACCGCTGATCATAACTTTATTTCCAACTTCAACATGTCCTGCAAGGCTGGAAGCATTAGCCATAATCACATAATCTCCCACACGACAGTCATGTGCAATGTGAACGTAAGCCATCAACATGCAATTGCTGCCGACCGAGGTATAACCGTGACCCTGAGTGGTTCCGCGATGTATGGTCACATATTCGCGGATAATGTTATCATTACCAATTTCAACAGTTGTAGGCTCATTTTTAAAAGCCAGATGTTGAGGCGGTCCACCAAGAGTTGTATGGGAATGAACTGTATTTCCACTGCCCATACGGGTGTATTCCTTGATCTGTACATAAGAATCAAGAGTGCAGTTATCACCTATGACAGTATTGTCATCGATAACACAAAATGGACCGATGGAGATATTATCTCCAAGTTCGGCCTTGGGACTGACGATAGCCGTAGGGTGGATATTGTTTGCCACTACAGGCTCTCCTTATCAACGATTGCAGCGGCAACCTCAGCTTGCGCTGCTACTTCACCATTTACTGTCGCAACAGCAGACATCTTCCAGATGTGCATTTTATGACGCACATTTTTTATTTCAAGGTCAAGTCTGTCTCCCGGAACAACAGGTCTGCGAAATTTAACCTTGTCTATTCCGGTAAACAGAAAGATCTTACCTTCAGTATCAATTTCTCCGGAATTCAGAACAATCAATCCTCCGGCCTGAGCCAGAGACTCAATAATCAGAACACCAGGCATAACAGGAAGTCCCGGAAAATGACCCTGAAAAAAAGGTTCATTAACCGTTACATTCTTATAAGCCTTTATTGATTCACCTTTTTTAAGTTCGACAACCCGGTCTACAAGCAGAAAAGGATAGCGATGCGGAAGCATCTTCAGGATGTCTCTTATATTCAAATTTTCAAGTACTTCAGAACTCATACTATTTTCCTTGGTTCAACATTTCTTCCAGTTTGGCAATTCTCTTTTCAAGAGAAGAAACAGAGCGACTAATTTTCGGCAGTTTCTTTATAGAAGAATAAGATCTGAGGTAAGATCTTTTATCAAGTAAAGGGGAACCACTACCGATAAATCCTGGAGCAACATTATTTGACACTCCTGCCTGAGCACCAATTATAGCGCCATCACCGACAGAAATATTGTCTACAAGACCGGCCTGAGCTGCTATAACAACTCCGTCACCAATCTTCGTGCTCCCTGCCACACCAGACTGAGATATCAAAAGGCAGCTGGAACCTATCTGAACGTTATGAGCAACCTGCACAAGGTTATCGATTTTTGTTCCGGAACCGACTTTTGTTACATCGAGAGCGGCTCTGTCCACAGCGGCATTTGCGCCGATCTCAACCTGATCTCCGATTTCAACATTCCCGATCTGGGGAATTTTAACATGCTGTCCGGAAACCTGAGCATAGCCGAATCCATCACCACCGATAACAGCACCGGGCTGAATAATAACTCCAGCTCCGATTTTTGTACCGGCCATGATAACACAATTAGGATAAATAATGCAGCCTGCACCGATATTACAGTTTTCGCCTACATATACTCCCGAAAAAATTTTAGTGCCTGCACCAATAACTGAAGAAGCTCCGACAAAACAAAACGGATATAAAGTAGCTGTTTCGTTTACTTCAGCAGTTTCATGTACAAAGGCCAGCTCATGCTGTCCCTCAAGGCAGCCTTGAGGCTTGGAAAATATATGCATCGCACGGGCAAGATCCTGATACGGATTTTCACTGATCAAAGCTGATTCAATCTGCTCGGCATATTTCTTTTCAACCACAACAGCTGCAGCCCTTGTGGACTGCAACTGCTGTTCATATTTTTTATTCGCAAGAAAAGACAACTCGGTAGGACCAGCCTTATCAAGGGTATTCACGCCTGTGATATCCTTATCTATACCAGCCACCTCAAGACCGAGTAATCCGGCTAGTTCTGATAAAAGCATTGGACTATTTTACTCCACCGGCTTTGTAGGCTTTGTTGAATTCAACCATAATTTTTTTAGTAAGATTAGCTCCTTCATCAACATACAGGAAGCCGGCACTGGCATCAAAAATCATAGAATAGCCATTATCTTTTGCATACTTATTCACAACTTTTTCAAGAAGAGCTGAAACAGGTTTCAGCATTGCATCCTGAGCAGCCTGAAACTTTCTCTGGGTAACACGTGCAAGATCCTGATAATTACGGACCTTAGTCTTATATTCGAGCTCTTTATCCTGTCTGGCTTCCAGAGAAAGAACAAGGGCCTGTTTCTTAATTTCAGCCTGAAGACTCTTCAATTCTTCCTGTTTGGACTTAATCTCTTCAGTAGAATCTTTAAATTTAGCTTTGAGCTTAGTCTGGACAGCCTTACCAGCGTCAGAATCTCTAAGCAGAATGCCCATTGAAGCAGCTCCTATCTTTTGCGGTGCAGCAAAAGCATTCACCTGAAAACCAAGAACCAGAACCAGAACTGCAAACAAAACCTTGCGCATT includes:
- a CDS encoding P-loop NTPase; translated protein: MRIAIASGKGGTGKTTVAVNLAAYLDSQDIDTGFIDCDVEEPNAHFFLKPELGPAKEETLPVPEIITDKCLGESCKKCIEQCRFKSLIWMVSEVLVFAELCHGCGLCELACPADAITEGKRVVGTTSTGKAGDINFATALLKIGEAMSPPLIKAVKKADSKSEVVITDCPPGTSCPVIEAIEGSDFVVLVTEPTPFGLHDLDLAVQLLKILKYKFGVVINRSGMGDNSVEEYLNKNNIPLLGSLPHSRDAASTYSSGDLLWDKIPGFKQEYEKIWNSIIKLTSGAA
- a CDS encoding LpxI family protein, with translation MIEKPTTIGLIAGGGQFPLLVAKGAAAQGHRVVAVLFKGHSNEQVSDSVSDSIFLKLGQLTKLIKYFKKNHVTHVVMAGTINKPKALDVRPDFRAARIIFKLATKGDDALLRAIASEFESEDMEVIGPHSFAPDLLTPEGLISNRKPSEIEASDLVFGWKVAHELGRMDIGQTIVVREGIVCSVEALEGTDEAIRRGCKLGGKNCSIVKVFKPGQEDRIDMPSIGLRTIQLMKDSGATCLGVEAGKSLFFDLDEAVKLADKAGISIVGLTEDWISANSVDQ
- the lpxA gene encoding acyl-ACP--UDP-N-acetylglucosamine O-acyltransferase, which encodes MANNIHPTAIVSPKAELGDNISIGPFCVIDDNTVIGDNCTLDSYVQIKEYTRMGSGNTVHSHTTLGGPPQHLAFKNEPTTVEIGNDNIIREYVTIHRGTTQGHGYTSVGSNCMLMAYVHIAHDCRVGDYVIMANASSLAGHVEVGNKVMISGMSGIHQFVRIGDYAFLGAMGGFVKDVPPYMLATGVRALLHGPNTIGLRRHGFDTPTCNGLKKAYRIIFRSGLTREESLQMAESEFPDSKEVANLIKFIRESERGICPAQVRNYPVD
- a CDS encoding ATP-binding protein; this encodes MKQIVVISGKGGTGKTSVVSGLASVGPKKVLSDCDVDAADLHLILKPDVLETNDFFSGERPEISADKCTSCGLCAEHCRFDAISDDFQIIPEKCEGCGVCSYVCPADAVSTLPRKCGQWFISDTRFGKMVHAALGIGEENSGKLVTTVRNASAEVAEKEGVELVLVDGSPGVGCPVIASLTNADMALLVAEPTVTAMHDLERVHSLTKHFRLPSMAIINKCGLNPELEETIRKFCTENDVTLAGELPYDRTFTRAQLEKKSIVEYDPDGLGKKIEQIWNSIELKL
- a CDS encoding OmpH family outer membrane protein, with amino-acid sequence MRKVLFAVLVLVLGFQVNAFAAPQKIGAASMGILLRDSDAGKAVQTKLKAKFKDSTEEIKSKQEELKSLQAEIKKQALVLSLEARQDKELEYKTKVRNYQDLARVTQRKFQAAQDAMLKPVSALLEKVVNKYAKDNGYSMIFDASAGFLYVDEGANLTKKIMVEFNKAYKAGGVK
- a CDS encoding CGGC domain-containing protein; the protein is MSEEKVLVIGCTHTMDTACIGCSRCMVGFNRKAGEFERYDDSDELTAILGCGGCPGSSIVQRMALIKLWNGPMGEVPTKVHIAPCIAMHCPHKDTLIEKIQAKAGVEVIIGTHPFQPKDIFAV
- the lpxD gene encoding UDP-3-O-(3-hydroxymyristoyl)glucosamine N-acyltransferase, with product MLLSELAGLLGLEVAGIDKDITGVNTLDKAGPTELSFLANKKYEQQLQSTRAAAVVVEKKYAEQIESALISENPYQDLARAMHIFSKPQGCLEGQHELAFVHETAEVNETATLYPFCFVGASSVIGAGTKIFSGVYVGENCNIGAGCIIYPNCVIMAGTKIGAGVIIQPGAVIGGDGFGYAQVSGQHVKIPQIGNVEIGDQVEIGANAAVDRAALDVTKVGSGTKIDNLVQVAHNVQIGSSCLLISQSGVAGSTKIGDGVVIAAQAGLVDNISVGDGAIIGAQAGVSNNVAPGFIGSGSPLLDKRSYLRSYSSIKKLPKISRSVSSLEKRIAKLEEMLNQGK
- the fabZ gene encoding 3-hydroxyacyl-ACP dehydratase FabZ, with product MSSEVLENLNIRDILKMLPHRYPFLLVDRVVELKKGESIKAYKNVTVNEPFFQGHFPGLPVMPGVLIIESLAQAGGLIVLNSGEIDTEGKIFLFTGIDKVKFRRPVVPGDRLDLEIKNVRHKMHIWKMSAVATVNGEVAAQAEVAAAIVDKESL
- a CDS encoding damage-control phosphatase ARMT1 family protein; protein product: MKTHLECLPCFLNMTLRGVRTACPGEVDIHEKVLKAWAKGFAEADLTNSPPELVGRFFRETSSLIGGIDIFKDYKDEANARVLELLPEVRERVLQSDDVLLAAMGISILGNYMDSSVAGNFNWEDELDQMEKGIDRELYQEFLDKVFNSGKLMILGDNAGEIGLDTILVGLLKEKGVEVTYVVRGSHILNDATFEDAKLVGMMDICEVITSGVDTPGTVLPVCTDEFVKRFEKAGVILSKGQGNFEALWGSVPGVYYAFKVKCPVVAEITGHPIRTSLFCKEN
- a CDS encoding FmdB family zinc ribbon protein, with product MPIYEYKCLSCGELYEEITLGSQNGKCPFCGSGDREKVLSPSSSLTNSNKSIPGKGDTACCGGSPGASGCIPGSCCGKNR